A segment of the Acidobacteriota bacterium genome:
TCGGGTTCAAAACCATCTGCATACACATGTTGTCAATAATTTTATCTTCGCATTCGATTTCTGGGTAGTCTTTGCAAATGTTTTTAGCTATCTCGAGGAAAAGTCCGCTTGTAAATTTAAGTATGTTTGCCTTATGGACAATCGTTACTTTTTTTCTTTGTTTTTTTCTTGCGTAATCATAAGCAGCTTTTATGATTCTTTCTGAGCCTGTTCTTGTTACAATTCCAATTGTTTCTGCAGCGCTTCGAGCTGCATCGATGTAATGTTCAACTCCACTGTAAAACTCTTCTGTATTCTCCCGGAATATGACAAGGTCAACATTTTCATACCTGCTTTTTACTCCCTGAAATGATTTAACAGGCCTCAAATTAATAAAGAGGTCAAGTTCTTTTCTTAAAGCTACATTGGCGCTTCTAAACCCTGAACCAACCGGAGTTGTAAGAGGTCCTTTCAGAGCTACTTTGTTTCTTTTAATGGATTCAAGTGTTTCTTCTGGTAATGGGTCTTTATGTCTTTCTATTCCTTGAATTCCTGCTTCA
Coding sequences within it:
- a CDS encoding isocitrate/isopropylmalate dehydrogenase family protein encodes the protein MTIVTLIPGDGIGPSITDAAKRVIEATGVKIDWEVVEAGIQGIERHKDPLPEETLESIKRNKVALKGPLTTPVGSGFRSANVALRKELDLFINLRPVKSFQGVKSRYENVDLVIFRENTEEFYSGVEHYIDAARSAAETIGIVTRTGSERIIKAAYDYARKKQRKKVTIVHKANILKFTSGLFLEIAKNICKDYPEIECEDKIIDNMCMQMVLNPNQFDVIVTTNLFGDILSDLAAGLIGGLGFAPGANIGYEIAIFETAHGSAPDIAGKNIANPCAMILASSMMLEYLGEIEASKKIENAVLSVLKEGKKVTKDINPENFVGTEEMTDAIIEYIIKN